Below is a window of Methanomassiliicoccales archaeon DNA.
TCTTTGCCGCAGACGATCAAGAATCTTATCCTCGGGTTGCTAATGACATTCATCGCGATCTTCTCGATTCCCATGTTCTCTGTCTTGAACCGGCCTATGATGGAATAGAGGTCAGGTGGAACGTCAACCTCGCCTCTCCCCACTATGGCAACGGCACATGGGGATGATTCCTCTCCCAGAGAATAATCACCTTTTATTGGAGGCCAACCCGATGATTTGTAATCCAATCTCGTTCACCAATTGCTTAGTTAGGGGGTCTGTATAGATAGATATTTCGATTTTTTTAGAAATTACACCACTGATGCAATGTTCGGGATTTCATTTAAATTGCAATATATTATCATGTGCCTGGATGTTCATGTATTTCGTTTGTTGCAGGAAGGCCTTCGACATGTATAAATATCGAGCATCTGATTTTTTAACGGTGTTGGTATGGTCGATTACGACGCGATATCAGATAGGATAGTTGAGATCCTCGGTCTCAAAAATCCTCCGGTGGCCGTGACCCTGATCAAGGATGGCATGGAGGTGCCTTCTAAGTACAAGGTACCTGAGAAGAATATGAGCCATTGCCAGACCATCATGGCTGCGAGGAAGGGAGAGTTCCTCTACATACCTGCGGACAAGCATGGATGCACGGTAGGTGCATCCAGTCTTGGATTGGTGGAGACCCCAGAAAAAGTCAAGTCCGGTGAGTTCCACCACAACATCAAGATGTTCGGCTCTTCCGATGCGGCGAAGAAGATGATCGACGATCGATACGAGTTCGAGAACGGTTCGAACATAGCAACTGTTGTATCACCACTGAAAGGAGCGATACTTGAGCCCGATGTGATCATATTGGTCGGATTGCCGGAACAGATATATTGGCTCATTCCAGCGTACACCTTCAACGAGGGGGGAAGGGTCGACATTTCTACCGCCGCGTTCCAAGCCACATGTGTCGATTCCACGATCATACCCATCCTAACGGGAAAAATGAATCTCTCGCTTGGATGCTTTGGTTGCAGAAGGCGGACCGATATCGCTCCAGAAGAGATGCTAGCAGGGATACCAGCAGGAAAATTGGAGGAGGTCGTCGCAGCCCTGGAGATAGTGGGAGATGGCCCTATCCAAAAGGCAAGGAAACTGGATAAGTAGTAGTCCGATCAACTCAAGGTTCCCCCCCTGGACTACCTATACTTCATTTTCTTGAAAATACCGCATTCAGCTCTGCAATTCCACAATCTGTCATATCGTCCTAAGGTTATGGAGTCGGCATCTCACGGGGCTTCCATTTCTTTTTTCCGACAACGATTAATACGTT
It encodes the following:
- a CDS encoding tetrahydromethanopterin S-methyltransferase subunit A gives rise to the protein MDYKSSGWPPIKGDYSLGEESSPCAVAIVGRGEVDVPPDLYSIIGRFKTENMGIEKIAMNVISNPRIRFLIVCGK
- a CDS encoding DUF169 domain-containing protein, with amino-acid sequence MVDYDAISDRIVEILGLKNPPVAVTLIKDGMEVPSKYKVPEKNMSHCQTIMAARKGEFLYIPADKHGCTVGASSLGLVETPEKVKSGEFHHNIKMFGSSDAAKKMIDDRYEFENGSNIATVVSPLKGAILEPDVIILVGLPEQIYWLIPAYTFNEGGRVDISTAAFQATCVDSTIIPILTGKMNLSLGCFGCRRRTDIAPEEMLAGIPAGKLEEVVAALEIVGDGPIQKARKLDK